One window from the genome of Alosa alosa isolate M-15738 ecotype Scorff River chromosome 15, AALO_Geno_1.1, whole genome shotgun sequence encodes:
- the lhx1a gene encoding LIM/homeobox protein Lhx1 — protein sequence MNRYSRCPDNGRVVGAQPKTMVHCAGCERPILDRFLLNVLDRAWHVKCVQCCECKCNLTEKCFSREGKLYCKNDFFRRFGTKCAGCAQGISPNDLVRRARSKVFHLNCFTCMMCNKQLSTGEELYIIDENKFVCKEDYLSNTNGKDANLLSVTACSDPSLSPDSQDQLQDDVKDSEIANLSDKETVNNENDDQNLGGKRRGPRTTIKAKQLETLKAAFAATPKPTRHIREQLAQETGLNMRVIQVWFQNRRSKERRMKQLSALGARRHAFFRSPRRMRTLVDRLEPGELIPNGPFSYYGDYQSDYYGPGGNYDFFPQGPPSSQAQTPVDLPFVPSSGPTGTPLGGMDHPIPGHHPSSEVQRFSDIMSHHPGDSPSPEPGIPGPLHSMSSDVFGPSPSFTSLSLNGSGYNNHLSHPPSEMNEGTVW from the exons ATGAACAGATACTCGCGTTGTCCAGACAACGGTAGAGTTGTGGGAGCACAGCCAAAGACGATGGTCCACTGTGCTGGGTGCGAAAGGCCTATATTGGACAGGTTTCTCCTCAATGTGTTGGACAGAGCATGGCACGTCAAGTGCGTACAATGCTGCGAGTGCAAATGTAATCTAACAGAGAAATGTTTTTCTCGAGAGGGGAAACTCTACTGCAAAAACGACTTTTTTAG GCGGTTTGGGACGAAGTGCGCGGGCTGTGCTCAGGGGATCTCGCCAAATGACTTGGTCCGAAGGGCACGGAGCAAGGTGTTTCACCTGAACTGTTTCACCTGCATGATGTGCAACAAGCAACTCTCCACGGGAGAGGAACTGTACATCATAGACGAGAACAAATTTGTCTGCAAAGAAGATTATTTAAGCAACACCAATGGAAAAGACGCAAACCTCTTATCAG TAACCGCCTGCAGTGATCCAAGTTTATCTCCAGATTCTCAAGACCAGCTACAAGATGATGTAAAAGACTCTGAAATTGCCAATTTGTCAGACAAAGAAACGGTTAATAATGAGAATGACGACCAGAATCTTGGAGGGAAAAGACGGGGACCACGCACCACAATTAAAGCCAAGCAACTGGAGACTCTGAAAGCAGCGTTCGCTGCTACACCGAAACCAACAAGACACATCAGGGAGCAACTAGCGCAAGAAACTGGCCTCAACATGCGAGTCATTCAG GTATGGTTCCAGAACCGACGGTCCAAAGAGAGGAGAATGAAGCAACTGAGTGCCCTTGGCGCAAGGAGGCATGCTTTCTTCCGTAGTCCGAGGAGAATGAGGACGCTAGTGGACCGGCTTGAACCCGGAGAGCTTATTCCTAACGGACCGTTTTCTTACTATGGAG ATTATCAGAGTGACTACTACGGCCCTGGTGGGAACTACGACTTCTTCCCGCAGGGGCCCCCATCCTCCCAGGCCCAGACCCCAGTGGACCTCCCGTTCGTGCCGTCATCGGGTCCCACTGGAACTCCCCTCGGGGGCATGGACCATCCTATTCCAGGCCACCATCCGTCCAGTGAAGTCCAGCGGTTCTCCGACATCATGTCCCACCACCCAGGCGACTCGCCTAGCCCCGAACCCGGCATCCCGGGCCCGCTGCACAGCATGTCGTCGGACGTGTTCGGTCCCAGCCCGTCCTTTACCTCGCTCTCGCTCAATGGAAGCGGATACAACAACCACCTGTCACACCCCCCCTCAGAAATGAATGAAGGAACTGTTTGGTAG